From Pedobacter africanus, the proteins below share one genomic window:
- a CDS encoding RagB/SusD family nutrient uptake outer membrane protein encodes MKRIFNIIAILTGLTIFCSCKHVLDAPSKSSLDESVIFSTPSLARGAVAGILQSFGETNSYRGRFLVYYGINTDAEVYNTLKSVDDDKARLSNYNTNENNGQMNTSDNAWAKFYEGIERANLAIRGLRAYGKVESNAELAQILGEVLTLRAVLYNDLIKGWGDVPARFEPITTATSYLPRNDRDVIYKQLLADLDEAAGYLPWPNESALTTSVERVNKAFAKGLRARLALAAGGYAQRLDKTVRLSNDPELSREKMYGIAKKECMDIIVSGRLKLLGFEEVFRKLNEESTAAGQESMWEIPFSEGRGRVIFDLGVKHTTVDKYTGQNKGGTNGPNPVMLYEYDKDDVRRAVTITPYEWTNGIQVPSALGRLYFGKYRYEWMKRKVTSTNDDGLNWMYMRYADVVLMAAEAINELDGPAAAAPYLKMIRDRAFPNNPAKVTTFMATATASKAAFFDAIVNERALEFTGEMLRKADLIRWNLLAAKLAEVKEKLRLLETRQGKYAALPTKIYYKTAADGETVDIYGLNFGDTDAQGLALGYTSNKTWTMASTGDAVSYWDALYRNDPNKQQFWPIWLYFIETSNKMLNNDNLK; translated from the coding sequence ATGAAAAGGATTTTCAATATTATAGCAATACTTACAGGTCTGACTATATTTTGCAGCTGTAAGCATGTGCTGGATGCACCCTCTAAGTCTTCACTGGATGAATCGGTGATTTTCTCTACCCCTAGTCTGGCCAGGGGCGCTGTAGCAGGGATATTGCAATCGTTCGGCGAAACCAACTCTTACAGGGGCAGGTTCCTGGTTTATTATGGCATAAATACCGATGCAGAAGTATACAACACGCTGAAATCTGTTGACGACGATAAAGCCCGCTTGTCCAATTACAACACGAACGAAAACAATGGGCAGATGAATACCAGCGACAATGCCTGGGCGAAGTTTTATGAGGGAATTGAGCGGGCAAACCTGGCCATCAGAGGTTTAAGGGCTTATGGGAAGGTAGAGAGCAATGCGGAACTTGCCCAGATCCTGGGCGAAGTGCTGACCCTGCGTGCCGTATTGTACAATGACCTGATCAAGGGATGGGGCGATGTACCTGCACGCTTTGAACCCATTACTACGGCAACTTCTTATTTGCCAAGAAACGACAGGGACGTGATCTACAAACAGTTGCTGGCCGATCTGGACGAAGCAGCCGGTTATTTGCCATGGCCTAACGAATCGGCACTGACCACCAGTGTGGAACGGGTAAACAAGGCATTTGCAAAAGGCCTTAGGGCAAGGCTTGCCCTGGCTGCAGGCGGATATGCCCAGCGCCTCGATAAAACCGTACGGTTAAGCAATGATCCGGAACTTTCACGCGAAAAAATGTATGGTATAGCCAAAAAGGAATGTATGGACATCATTGTCAGCGGAAGATTAAAGCTGCTGGGTTTTGAAGAGGTATTCAGGAAGCTGAACGAAGAAAGTACGGCAGCCGGACAGGAATCTATGTGGGAAATCCCTTTTAGCGAAGGCAGGGGCAGGGTGATCTTTGACCTGGGCGTAAAACATACTACGGTAGACAAATATACCGGGCAGAACAAGGGCGGTACCAACGGGCCAAATCCGGTGATGTTATACGAATATGATAAAGATGATGTGCGCAGGGCCGTTACCATAACCCCTTACGAATGGACAAACGGCATACAGGTGCCGTCTGCTTTGGGAAGGCTCTATTTTGGTAAATACCGTTACGAATGGATGAAACGGAAAGTAACTTCGACAAACGATGATGGCTTGAACTGGATGTATATGCGTTATGCGGATGTTGTGCTGATGGCTGCGGAAGCTATCAATGAGCTGGATGGACCGGCAGCGGCAGCCCCTTACCTGAAAATGATCCGCGACAGGGCCTTCCCGAACAATCCGGCCAAAGTTACCACATTTATGGCCACAGCAACTGCCTCAAAAGCTGCGTTTTTTGATGCTATTGTCAATGAAAGGGCGCTGGAGTTTACCGGCGAGATGCTAAGGAAAGCTGATCTGATCCGCTGGAACCTTTTGGCTGCCAAGCTGGCCGAAGTAAAAGAAAAGCTGAGGTTGCTGGAAACCAGACAGGGAAAATATGCGGCTTTACCCACTAAAATTTATTACAAAACAGCTGCCGATGGGGAGACTGTTGACATTTACGGATTAAACTTTGGTGATACAGATGCCCAGGGACTGGCGTTAGGCTATACTTCCAATAAGACCTGGACCATGGCCTCAACAGGGGATGCAGTAAGCTATTGGGATGCCCTGTACAGGAATGATCCCAATAAGCAACAGTTCTGGCCAATATGGCTGTATTTTATTGAGACATCCAATAAAATGTTAAATAACGATAACCTGAAATAA
- a CDS encoding DUF4957 domain-containing protein encodes MNISNIKISFVLLMALACFSGCKKDELTEITTLKVDRAFSPTGLDARVVNQTGLRLDWKAVNNASSYTIEIFENTDFSGTSFKSVSNVTFDKLPYTITGLGGATQYAVRVKAVGDGVADSKWVTATFTTDAEQIFQAVDPAKLTANAVILNWPAGETATSIIVSPGNITHAVTPAEITAGSATIAGLTGETLYTAKLMNGTKVRGTITFTTLLDLGGATAVSPSDDLAALITNAKAGDVFALLPGTYNINADISLNKSISIKGAKPADKPVVNGLILRVKGNAGLTLKDLVLDGTTALNGNQAIIYDEASDNAYGNLSVESCVIRKYVKGLVYVNLKALIESVTFKGNVINGIECNGGDFIDFRSGLAKTLTFQNNTVYNSALARDLFRMDPAGSTNFPSITSVITIANNTFNAICNGASNRILYVRLTRHEIYFSKNIVANSGGILTNQTATNIVTANFVGNNYFNAPNYTAGTGTVKNDTGSFTQLNPGFVAPADGNFTLTNGDLKLNGIGDPRWR; translated from the coding sequence ATGAATATCAGCAATATTAAAATTAGTTTTGTCCTGCTTATGGCCCTGGCCTGTTTTTCGGGCTGTAAAAAGGATGAGCTGACCGAGATCACTACGCTAAAAGTAGACCGCGCATTTTCGCCTACAGGACTGGATGCGCGGGTAGTAAACCAAACCGGCCTGCGGCTGGACTGGAAAGCAGTAAACAACGCAAGCTCCTATACTATTGAGATTTTTGAAAATACAGATTTTTCTGGTACCTCTTTCAAATCTGTAAGCAATGTGACGTTCGACAAATTGCCTTATACCATTACCGGTCTGGGGGGTGCCACACAATATGCCGTAAGGGTAAAGGCCGTCGGCGATGGCGTAGCCGATTCGAAATGGGTAACTGCAACTTTTACAACCGATGCAGAGCAGATCTTCCAGGCTGTAGACCCAGCCAAATTAACAGCAAACGCGGTGATCCTGAACTGGCCCGCAGGTGAAACAGCGACCAGCATTATCGTTTCACCGGGTAACATTACCCATGCCGTTACACCAGCTGAAATTACAGCAGGCAGTGCTACCATTGCCGGACTTACCGGTGAGACGTTATATACCGCCAAGCTCATGAACGGTACCAAAGTAAGAGGTACCATTACCTTTACCACTTTGCTGGACCTGGGCGGGGCCACAGCGGTTTCGCCTTCGGATGACCTGGCGGCCCTGATCACCAATGCAAAGGCCGGTGATGTTTTTGCCCTCCTTCCGGGAACTTATAACATTAATGCAGACATTAGCCTTAACAAATCGATTTCGATCAAAGGGGCCAAACCTGCCGATAAACCTGTGGTCAATGGTTTGATCCTTAGGGTAAAGGGCAATGCGGGACTGACACTCAAAGACCTTGTACTGGATGGAACAACTGCGCTGAACGGCAACCAGGCCATCATTTACGATGAGGCTTCAGACAATGCTTATGGTAACCTTTCTGTTGAAAGTTGTGTGATCAGAAAATATGTAAAAGGATTGGTGTATGTGAACCTGAAGGCCCTGATCGAATCTGTAACATTTAAAGGCAATGTGATCAACGGCATAGAGTGCAATGGCGGTGATTTCATAGATTTCCGGAGTGGCCTGGCCAAGACACTTACCTTCCAGAACAATACTGTATACAATTCGGCCCTGGCAAGGGACCTATTCAGGATGGATCCTGCGGGCTCGACCAATTTTCCAAGCATTACTTCAGTAATCACTATAGCAAACAATACATTTAATGCCATTTGCAATGGGGCCAGTAACCGGATATTGTATGTACGCCTGACCCGACATGAGATTTACTTCAGCAAAAATATTGTGGCCAATTCGGGTGGGATACTTACCAACCAGACAGCTACCAATATTGTGACTGCCAATTTTGTGGGCAATAATTATTTCAATGCGCCAAATTATACAGCTGGAACAGGCACTGTCAAAAATGATACAGGTAGCTTTACCCAACTGAACCCTGGCTTTGTGGCCCCTGCAGATGGGAATTTTACACTGACCAACGGTGACCTGAAACTGAATGGGATAGGTGACCCAAGATGGAGATAG
- a CDS encoding rhamnogalacturonan acetylesterase, which produces MKNKQNYLIVLSFLVTFAVLAFRFGDEKKIRVYLVGDSTMSIKPSSKYPETGWGMPFTYFFDQSVVVENRAQNGRSTRSFINEGRWKAVKDSLRRGDYVLIQFGHNDEVKTKPTYTTEAEFKANLLQYVNETLEAHSTPILLTPVARRSFDTTGKVQETHERYSQIVRDVARKKGIALIDLDKKSMALLQQFGVENSKLLFNKLEPGQNPNYPAGIDDNTHFNELGARRIAELVLQEIRRLEPELAGKIVKP; this is translated from the coding sequence ATGAAAAATAAACAAAACTACCTGATTGTGCTCTCATTTTTGGTTACCTTTGCAGTGCTGGCTTTCAGGTTTGGGGACGAAAAGAAGATCAGGGTATACCTGGTCGGCGATTCGACCATGTCTATAAAACCCAGTTCCAAATATCCGGAAACGGGATGGGGAATGCCTTTTACCTATTTTTTTGACCAATCGGTAGTGGTCGAGAACCGTGCCCAGAATGGGCGCAGTACGCGGTCTTTTATAAACGAAGGGCGCTGGAAAGCGGTAAAGGACAGTTTAAGGCGAGGTGATTATGTGCTGATACAGTTTGGCCATAACGATGAAGTAAAAACAAAACCTACCTATACTACTGAAGCAGAGTTTAAAGCGAACCTGCTTCAGTATGTAAATGAAACTTTAGAGGCCCATTCTACCCCTATTTTGCTTACCCCGGTGGCCAGACGCAGTTTTGATACAACTGGAAAGGTACAGGAAACTCATGAACGTTACTCGCAGATTGTGAGGGACGTAGCCCGGAAAAAGGGAATAGCGCTGATTGATCTGGATAAAAAAAGTATGGCCCTGCTGCAGCAGTTTGGCGTTGAAAATTCTAAATTGCTTTTCAATAAACTGGAACCCGGACAAAACCCCAACTATCCGGCGGGGATTGATGACAATACCCATTTTAATGAGCTGGGGGCCAGAAGAATAGCAGAACTGGTTTTGCAGGAGATCAGAAGACTGGAACCTGAACTGGCCGGAAAGATTGTTAAACCGTAG
- a CDS encoding glycoside hydrolase family 43 protein — translation MNSNRHLFFIAILCLIVYGTFAQQPVTERYVSKVWRADLGNGTYKNPVLNADYSDPDAVRVGDDFYMVASSFDAVPGLPVLHSKDLVNWQLIGHALKRQPPFDHFSKTQHGNGVWAPAIRYHNKTYYIYYPDPDFGIYLTKAKHPAGPWSEPELVEAGKGLIDPCPLWDDDGRNYLIYAYAGSRAGIKSVLAVKLLNPEGTKTLDEGVLVYDGHETDPTVEGPKFYKRNGFYYIFAPAGGVATGWQLVLRSKHIYGPYERKVVMDQGSGPVNGPHQGAWVNTQTGEDWFLHFQDKGVYGRVVHLQPMKWINDWPVIGLDKDGDGKGEPVLVYRKPNAGKQYAPCSPAESDEFNGPTLGLQWQWQANPKPVWAFMHAQKGVLRLYSDQLPEGARNYWELPNILMQKFPADEFMATVKLTFSPNEKIENEKAGLIVMGQSYASLAIKRKKEGNFLVYTVCEAAAKGRPETENALTKLKAAQLFLRLSVRKNGICNFFYSLDGMKFEPAGDTFQAEPGQWIGAKMGLFCSRETKINDSGYADFDWFRVEPIH, via the coding sequence ATGAACAGCAACCGTCATTTATTTTTCATTGCGATCTTGTGTCTTATCGTTTATGGTACTTTTGCACAGCAGCCTGTAACAGAAAGGTATGTATCAAAGGTATGGCGGGCCGATCTTGGGAACGGTACCTACAAAAACCCGGTACTGAACGCAGATTACTCCGATCCTGATGCCGTTCGTGTTGGTGATGATTTTTACATGGTCGCTTCCAGTTTTGATGCTGTTCCCGGGCTTCCAGTACTGCATTCCAAAGACCTGGTGAACTGGCAGCTTATTGGACATGCGCTGAAACGACAGCCTCCTTTTGACCATTTTTCAAAAACGCAGCATGGCAATGGGGTTTGGGCACCTGCTATCCGCTACCACAATAAAACTTATTACATCTATTATCCGGACCCCGATTTCGGTATTTACCTCACAAAGGCCAAACATCCGGCCGGGCCATGGTCGGAGCCAGAACTGGTAGAAGCAGGAAAGGGCCTGATTGATCCCTGCCCTTTATGGGACGATGATGGCCGTAATTACCTCATTTACGCTTATGCGGGTAGTCGTGCCGGGATAAAAAGTGTGCTGGCTGTAAAACTGCTGAACCCTGAAGGCACAAAAACACTGGATGAGGGCGTACTGGTTTATGATGGCCATGAAACCGATCCGACTGTAGAGGGGCCAAAATTCTATAAACGGAATGGCTTTTACTACATTTTTGCCCCGGCAGGTGGGGTGGCCACAGGCTGGCAATTGGTCTTGCGCTCAAAGCACATCTATGGGCCCTACGAGCGAAAAGTGGTGATGGACCAGGGCAGTGGCCCAGTAAACGGGCCGCACCAGGGGGCATGGGTAAATACCCAGACAGGCGAAGACTGGTTCCTGCATTTTCAGGACAAGGGTGTTTATGGCCGTGTAGTGCATCTTCAGCCCATGAAGTGGATAAACGACTGGCCGGTTATCGGTCTCGATAAAGATGGCGATGGCAAAGGTGAGCCTGTACTGGTATACCGTAAGCCAAATGCAGGTAAGCAGTACGCGCCTTGTTCTCCTGCCGAAAGCGACGAATTTAATGGCCCTACCCTGGGCCTGCAATGGCAATGGCAGGCAAACCCTAAGCCTGTATGGGCTTTTATGCATGCGCAGAAAGGGGTATTGAGGTTGTATTCGGACCAGCTGCCTGAAGGTGCCAGGAATTACTGGGAACTGCCCAATATCCTGATGCAGAAGTTTCCTGCGGATGAATTTATGGCGACTGTAAAGCTCACATTTTCACCCAATGAAAAGATAGAAAATGAGAAAGCGGGCCTGATTGTTATGGGACAAAGCTATGCCAGCTTGGCCATTAAACGGAAGAAGGAAGGGAATTTCCTGGTTTATACGGTATGTGAAGCTGCTGCTAAAGGAAGGCCCGAAACTGAAAACGCCCTGACAAAATTAAAGGCGGCACAACTTTTTCTAAGGCTAAGCGTGAGAAAGAATGGCATTTGCAATTTCTTTTATAGCCTTGACGGCATGAAATTTGAACCTGCAGGAGATACTTTTCAGGCAGAGCCCGGACAATGGATCGGCGCTAAAATGGGACTTTTCTGCAGCAGGGAAACCAAAATAAACGATTCGGGCTATGCAGACTTCGACTGGTTCCGTGTTGAACCAATTCACTAA
- a CDS encoding pectinesterase family protein, protein MKMKFLILLFLIGTSGVSMAQVAAFPKEITVAADGSGDFKCIQEAINSVRDLGQERIRIYIRKGTYPEKLVIPSWKTNISLVGEDRDLTVISNADFSGKPYPGGRDETGRDKFGTFNSYTVLVQGNDVVLENLTIANTAGPVGQAVALHAEGDRFVAKNCKMLGYQDTLYATKAQSRQFYLNCYIEGTTDFIFGQATAFFLHCTIHSLSSSYITAASTTANQKYGFVFQDCRLTAAEKATKVYLGRPWRPYAKTVFLNCDLGGHITAEGWNPWKGDAMFPDKEKTAYYAEFGNRGEGAGTKSRVAWSHRLTASQAKLYTLKNVLGGQDNWKPLN, encoded by the coding sequence ATGAAGATGAAATTTCTGATTTTGCTTTTTCTTATCGGTACCAGCGGGGTATCAATGGCACAGGTTGCAGCTTTTCCCAAAGAGATAACCGTTGCTGCCGATGGAAGTGGTGATTTTAAATGCATCCAGGAGGCGATCAATTCGGTGAGGGACCTGGGGCAGGAGCGGATAAGGATTTATATCAGAAAAGGTACTTATCCCGAAAAACTGGTCATTCCGTCATGGAAAACCAATATTTCCCTGGTAGGGGAAGACAGGGACCTGACCGTCATCAGCAATGCCGATTTTTCTGGTAAGCCGTATCCCGGGGGTAGGGACGAGACCGGTAGGGACAAGTTTGGAACTTTCAATTCCTATACTGTACTGGTACAGGGAAATGACGTGGTTTTGGAAAACCTGACCATTGCCAACACCGCTGGACCGGTAGGACAAGCCGTTGCTTTGCATGCAGAGGGTGATCGTTTTGTGGCAAAGAACTGTAAAATGCTGGGGTATCAGGATACGCTGTATGCCACCAAAGCGCAAAGCAGGCAATTTTATCTGAATTGTTATATTGAAGGTACAACAGATTTTATTTTCGGGCAGGCCACAGCATTTTTTCTGCATTGTACCATTCACAGCCTGAGCAGTTCCTACATTACTGCCGCTTCAACAACAGCCAACCAGAAATATGGTTTTGTATTTCAGGATTGCAGGCTGACGGCCGCAGAAAAAGCAACCAAGGTTTACCTGGGCAGGCCCTGGAGGCCCTATGCCAAAACAGTGTTCCTGAATTGCGACCTAGGCGGGCACATCACTGCCGAGGGATGGAACCCCTGGAAAGGTGACGCCATGTTTCCCGATAAGGAAAAAACAGCATACTATGCCGAGTTTGGAAACAGGGGCGAGGGGGCCGGCACGAAATCACGTGTGGCCTGGTCGCACCGGCTTACTGCCAGCCAGGCAAAATTATATACTCTAAAAAATGTACTCGGTGGCCAGGATAACTGGAAGCCATTAAATTGA
- a CDS encoding glycoside hydrolase family 28 protein codes for MMMTHKTLFQHLSTLVFVCTTVFFNANGQSPARVWTKTAQPLTEMAAVRKLIKAPVFPKRDFPVTKYGAIGDGKTLNTEAFKKAIAACAKSGGGRVLVPLGNFLTGAVHLKSNVNLHLADSAKITFSANPTHYPIVFGRWEGMELMNYSALIYAYGQNNIAITGKGILDGGANYDNWYSWNAVRPSKQTGARARLQEMNWKETAPKKRIFGDGDFLRPNFIQLYSCNNIRIADVKMINSPMWNVNPVLCENVTVENLRITSHGPNTDGVDPESCKNVLIRNCYFDTGDDCIAIKSGRDHDGRRIAKPAENHIIEGCEMKDGHGGVVIGSEISGGARNIFAVNCIMDSPNLDRVLRLKTSSSRGGIIENVFMKDIRVGAYRDAAVTCNMFYEQAGKFMPIIRNIWVENLDVEKGGDYGLFIHAYQESPVENLRMVNCNIRGVKTPVKADHVKQLKLENVSINGSLVKGLFPDK; via the coding sequence ATGATGATGACGCATAAAACCTTATTTCAACACTTAAGCACCCTTGTTTTTGTATGTACAACCGTATTCTTTAACGCAAATGGTCAGTCGCCGGCCAGGGTATGGACCAAAACTGCACAGCCTTTAACTGAAATGGCGGCAGTGCGGAAGCTGATCAAAGCCCCGGTTTTCCCAAAAAGGGATTTTCCGGTTACAAAATACGGGGCCATAGGCGATGGGAAAACCCTGAACACTGAGGCCTTTAAAAAAGCGATTGCCGCCTGTGCCAAAAGTGGCGGCGGCAGGGTTCTGGTGCCGCTTGGTAACTTTTTAACCGGTGCCGTCCATCTTAAAAGCAACGTGAACCTACACCTGGCCGACAGTGCAAAAATTACCTTCAGTGCAAACCCTACGCATTATCCTATTGTGTTCGGGCGTTGGGAGGGAATGGAACTGATGAACTACTCTGCGCTCATCTATGCTTACGGACAAAACAACATTGCTATTACAGGTAAAGGTATCCTTGATGGTGGTGCAAACTATGATAACTGGTATTCCTGGAATGCAGTACGACCTTCCAAACAAACCGGGGCCAGGGCCCGCCTGCAGGAAATGAACTGGAAGGAAACAGCACCTAAAAAGCGGATTTTTGGTGATGGGGATTTTTTACGTCCCAATTTCATACAACTTTATAGCTGCAATAACATCCGTATAGCAGATGTTAAAATGATCAATTCGCCCATGTGGAACGTGAACCCGGTATTGTGCGAAAATGTAACTGTAGAAAACCTGAGGATCACTTCGCACGGCCCCAACACAGATGGCGTTGATCCTGAGTCCTGCAAAAATGTGCTGATCCGGAATTGTTATTTTGATACCGGAGACGATTGTATTGCCATCAAATCCGGCAGGGACCATGATGGAAGGCGCATTGCAAAACCTGCAGAAAACCATATCATTGAAGGCTGCGAAATGAAGGACGGTCATGGTGGTGTGGTGATCGGCAGCGAGATATCAGGAGGGGCCAGGAATATCTTTGCCGTTAACTGTATTATGGATAGTCCAAACCTGGACAGGGTGCTGAGACTGAAAACCAGTTCGAGCAGGGGTGGCATTATAGAAAATGTTTTCATGAAAGACATCAGGGTAGGTGCCTATCGCGATGCTGCGGTAACCTGTAACATGTTTTACGAACAAGCAGGCAAATTTATGCCGATAATCAGGAACATCTGGGTAGAAAACCTGGATGTGGAAAAAGGCGGCGATTATGGCCTTTTTATCCATGCCTATCAGGAATCGCCGGTAGAAAACCTGAGAATGGTAAACTGTAACATACGGGGAGTAAAAACACCGGTAAAAGCAGACCACGTTAAACAGCTTAAACTGGAGAACGTTAGCATTAACGGCAGTTTGGTTAAAGGTTTATTTCCTGATAAATAA
- a CDS encoding LacI family DNA-binding transcriptional regulator: MFEPPTLKDIARALGLSTSTVSRALRDTYEISAKTKKLVLEYAEKINYQPNPNALSLKERRSKSIGVVVSEVANHYFSQAISGIESIAYDKGYHVIITQTHESYAREKINVQHLASRSVDGLLVSLSAETEDTSHLKHLHNQGLPMVFFDRVPGDIETHKITANNEQGAFDATALLIRSGHRKIAHLTSSPQLSISIERLRGYALALDQHGIPWRKEYVKHCIHGGMFPEETEQAVKELMALKDKPDAIFIAGDRLSIGCLEVLKKLNISVPDQIAVAGFSNSDVLDLFGYPISSVRQPAFEMGEKATEMLLQLIESKYPVTDFEHRVIDTELFIRK; the protein is encoded by the coding sequence ATGTTTGAACCACCCACCTTAAAAGACATCGCCAGGGCCCTGGGCCTTTCCACTTCAACGGTTTCAAGGGCCTTAAGGGATACTTACGAGATCAGTGCAAAAACAAAGAAACTGGTATTGGAATATGCCGAAAAAATAAACTACCAGCCCAATCCCAATGCTTTGAGCCTGAAAGAAAGGCGCAGCAAATCTATTGGTGTGGTGGTCAGCGAAGTGGCCAACCATTACTTTTCGCAGGCCATTAGCGGCATAGAATCTATTGCGTACGATAAAGGGTATCACGTTATCATTACACAAACTCATGAATCCTATGCCCGTGAAAAGATAAACGTACAGCACCTGGCCTCGCGTTCCGTAGATGGCCTGCTGGTTTCCTTATCTGCCGAAACAGAAGACACCTCCCATTTAAAACACCTGCATAATCAGGGCTTGCCCATGGTATTCTTTGACCGTGTACCCGGCGATATCGAAACCCATAAAATAACTGCCAACAATGAACAGGGTGCATTCGATGCCACAGCCCTGCTGATCCGGTCGGGCCACAGGAAAATTGCTCACCTGACCAGTTCCCCGCAGCTGTCTATCAGCATTGAACGCCTGCGGGGCTATGCTTTAGCATTGGATCAGCATGGTATTCCATGGCGTAAAGAATACGTTAAACACTGTATACATGGGGGCATGTTCCCCGAAGAAACAGAACAGGCAGTTAAGGAATTGATGGCGCTGAAGGATAAACCCGATGCGATATTTATTGCCGGCGACCGCCTTTCTATCGGTTGCCTGGAGGTACTTAAAAAACTGAACATCAGTGTTCCCGATCAAATCGCCGTTGCAGGTTTCAGCAATTCAGATGTACTGGACCTTTTCGGATATCCCATCAGTTCCGTAAGGCAGCCCGCTTTTGAAATGGGCGAAAAAGCCACAGAAATGCTGCTACAGCTGATTGAAAGCAAATACCCAGTAACAGACTTCGAACACCGGGTAATAGACACAGAATTATTTATCAGGAAATAA
- a CDS encoding glycoside hydrolase family 28 protein — protein MNKAVAIILSVPLFLLSGYTQAQQKGVKKPYSFDNLPVVAKTAFKKDTISILKYGAKNDGRSLNTLSINQAIVACSKKGGGVVVIPEGFWITGPVELKSNVNLHLKKNALLQFTSDFDQYPLVEGNWEGLPQMRNQSPIWANNQENIAITGYGIIDGAGEAWRMVKKEKLTESQWKKLIASGGVVAADKKSWYPSEQSYKASKMKHPGLISNEKDAAYYASIKDFLRPNMVVLNRCKRILLEGVTFQNSPAWNLHPLMSEDLVLRNVHVKNPWYAQNGDGIDIESCKNVLIEDSTFDVGDDGICIKSGRDEAGRKRGLPTENVIVRNSTVYHAHGGFVIGSEMSGGARNIFVSDCTFIGTDIGLRFKTARGRGGVVENIHARNINMKDIPGEAILFDMYYAAVDPVPLTGEKRDAPKVELLPVTAATPVFRKFYINNVVCDGAAKAVFIRGLPEMNISDIYLDNLTIKAKEGLDIQEAKNIRLSDIRLDVDNASPLVSIMNGNAIKLERLMYTNAGLLLDINGNRNSSISLSGTDTTKAKTPVEFGAGVASSVLSIEK, from the coding sequence ATGAACAAAGCTGTAGCCATTATATTGAGCGTTCCGTTATTTCTCTTATCAGGTTATACCCAGGCACAACAAAAAGGGGTAAAAAAGCCCTACTCTTTTGATAACCTCCCCGTGGTAGCGAAGACCGCATTTAAAAAGGATACGATCAGCATCTTGAAATACGGTGCAAAGAACGATGGGAGAAGCCTGAATACCCTGAGCATTAACCAGGCCATTGTGGCGTGCAGCAAAAAGGGTGGCGGTGTGGTGGTTATCCCTGAAGGTTTCTGGATTACAGGGCCTGTTGAATTGAAAAGCAACGTGAACCTGCATCTTAAAAAGAATGCTTTGCTGCAGTTTACAAGTGATTTTGACCAGTACCCCCTTGTAGAAGGTAATTGGGAGGGGCTGCCGCAGATGCGGAACCAATCGCCAATATGGGCCAATAACCAGGAAAATATAGCCATAACAGGTTATGGCATTATTGATGGTGCAGGTGAGGCCTGGCGGATGGTGAAGAAAGAAAAATTAACCGAAAGCCAATGGAAAAAGCTGATCGCTTCGGGTGGGGTAGTTGCAGCGGACAAAAAGAGCTGGTATCCTTCGGAGCAGTCCTATAAAGCCTCTAAAATGAAGCATCCGGGATTGATCTCCAATGAAAAGGATGCAGCTTATTATGCCTCGATCAAAGATTTTCTGAGACCCAATATGGTGGTACTGAACCGTTGTAAGCGTATATTGCTGGAAGGTGTTACTTTCCAGAATTCGCCCGCCTGGAACCTGCACCCCCTGATGTCGGAAGATCTTGTACTGAGGAATGTACATGTGAAAAATCCCTGGTATGCACAAAACGGGGACGGGATAGACATAGAGTCCTGTAAAAATGTTTTGATAGAAGACAGTACGTTCGACGTAGGCGATGATGGCATCTGCATTAAATCCGGTCGTGATGAGGCCGGCCGTAAGCGTGGCTTACCTACAGAAAATGTAATTGTCCGGAACAGCACCGTATATCATGCCCATGGCGGCTTTGTAATAGGCAGCGAAATGTCTGGCGGGGCAAGGAACATCTTTGTGTCCGACTGTACCTTCATCGGCACCGATATTGGCCTGCGTTTCAAAACTGCAAGAGGACGTGGTGGCGTCGTAGAAAACATCCATGCAAGGAACATCAACATGAAAGACATTCCGGGCGAAGCCATTCTTTTTGATATGTATTATGCGGCGGTAGATCCCGTACCGCTGACAGGTGAAAAAAGAGATGCACCAAAGGTAGAACTGCTGCCGGTTACAGCAGCCACACCTGTGTTCAGAAAGTTCTACATCAACAACGTGGTATGCGATGGTGCTGCCAAGGCAGTCTTTATAAGGGGGCTACCCGAAATGAACATCAGTGATATTTACCTGGACAATTTAACTATAAAGGCCAAAGAAGGCTTGGATATACAGGAAGCAAAAAATATCCGCTTGTCAGACATCCGCCTGGATGTAGACAATGCCAGTCCACTTGTCAGTATTATGAACGGCAATGCCATAAAACTGGAGCGATTAATGTATACCAATGCCGGTCTGTTGCTGGATATAAATGGCAACAGGAACAGCAGCATCAGTTTGTCGGGCACGGATACAACCAAAGCCAAAACTCCTGTTGAATTCGGAGCAGGTGTTGCAAGTTCTGTTTTAAGTATCGAAAAATAA